One genomic segment of Pagrus major chromosome 13, Pma_NU_1.0 includes these proteins:
- the kctd7 gene encoding BTB/POZ domain-containing protein KCTD7: MQQNGSSGSNGSEGCSGRDRQALSFSPLPGATTRVRRFIQERRTLPLPRVMVVFSAAGDTEKPGDAMSSSDSAEDEFRKPASPTPSFTLSKPLRSALSTQEQEFPEVISLNVGGTYFTTRLSTLRRFEDTMLAAMFSGRHYIPRDAEGRYFIDRDGSYFGDILNFLREGELPHRDRVRAVHREAQYYAIGPLLDSLEDTQPLTGEKVRQAFLDLLPYYKENLERIVEIAKLRAMQKKARFAKLKICVYKEEMPITPYERPLFNSLRFERSDSEAKLFEHHCEVDVSFGPWEAVADVYDLLHCIVSDLSERGITAEQQCIGVCDKHLINHYYCKRPIYEFKITWW, encoded by the exons ATGCAGCAGAATGGCTCGAGCGGGTCCAACGGTTCCGAGGGCTGCAGCGGCAGGGACCGCCAGGCGCTGTCCTTCAGCCCGCTGCCCGGCGCCACGACGAGGGTGAGGAGGTTCATCCAGGAGCGACGGACGCTGCCTCTACCCAGAGTGATGGTGGTGTTCTCGGCCGCGGGTGACACCGAGAAACCGGGCGATGCCATGTCCAGCTCGGACTCTGCGGAGGACGAGTTCCGAAAGCCGGCCTCCCCGACCCCGAGCTTCACCCTGAGCAAGCCGCTCCGCTCCGCGCTGAGCACCCAGGAGCAGGAG TTTCCAGAGGTCATCTCTCTGAATGTCGGGGGCACGTACTTCACCACTCGCCTTTCCACGCTGCGGCGATTCGAGGACACCATGTTGGCCGCCATGTTCAGCGGGCGTCATTACATCCCACGGGACGCTGAGGGACGCTACTTCATCGATCGGGATGGATCGTATTTTGG GGACATCCTGAACTTCCTGCGAGAAGGTGAGCTCCCTCACAGGGACCGGGTGCGAGCGGTGCACAGAGAGGCTCAGTACTACGCCATTGGCCCACTGCTGGACAGCCTGGAGGACACTCAGCCACTCACAGGGGAGAAAGTTCGACAAGCCTTCCTCGATCTGCTGCCCTACTATAAAG agaATCTGGAGCGAATCGTGGAGATCGCCAAACTGAGGGCCATGCAGAAAAAGGCGCGGTTTGCCAAGTTGAAGATCTGCGTCTACAAGGAGGAGATGCCGATCACGCCATACGAGCGTCCTCTTTTTAACTCTCTTCGCTTCGAGCGCTCGGACAGCGAGGCAAAGCTCTTTGAGCATCACTGCGAGGTGGACGTTTCCTTCGGACCTTGGGAGGCGGTGGCAGACGTTTACGACCTGCTGCACTGCATCGTCAGTGATCTGTCCGAGCGCGGCATCACTGCCGAGCAGCAGTGCATCGGTGTGTGTGACAAGCACCTTATCAACCATTACTACTGCAAGAGGCCCATCTATGAGTTTAAGATCACATGGTGGTGA